cctattatattaatattggAACCCTTTCGATTTATTCTAAAACGTACCTACGTGCACCGGCATTCACCTCCGTTGTTTTTTATTCTGTTCCTATTATTTTATAGTGTGACGCGATGCTTAGTTGTTTAGTTCGATTTAATGAGGTTGATACTTGCTGCTAGTATGAGGAGGGTATAGTATAGGTAAGGGTATGTAGAGATTCATTTTTAACAATATCCTTTCAAGTACGCTAAATTTTGATTATATTacagatgaaaaaaaaattaaaatttggaGATTTGTTTCTCTTCTTTCTGTAACATCTATCTGGCAAAGTTGCTGAATTCGAGCATATCAGAAGAAAAACGTAATAcctgttacaaatatttgtcAAGTGGTTCATTTGCATATTAATCATTCATTCCACTACAAATACGGTGATATCTACTAGGAGCTAGGTCTATTTAATTTGCTTCTCTTGAATTGTCAGGCAACACACAGCATTTTCTGTGacagtttattaaaatattttttcattgttttaaacACTTTTTGAGCTCAAAACTACTCAGTCGCAGTACACACCCCCCTCTACGAACAACGCTTCCACGATGACGTATCAGTGTGCATATTAATTCGGCGCTCGCGCGTAATCATGCCGCGCCATTGTTTCAACGCCACAATGCGTGTGCGCAGCTTGACTAACGTCTTTGTACAGCACATCAGACCAAAATCACCTCTATTACAACTACTTAAGAGCCCACAGTGAATAGAtgcgtgctgtcgtctgtacgtttaaaattagaatattttttcttttaatagacAATGGCTTTGTTTTTGCTATTTGACAAATACGTACTTTTATACTAATTAACAGTACCtgttaactaaaaataaaagcttgacattcatgtatgaataaaataaaataattaagtatttgTTAAAACTGAGAAGATGAAGTCTcaagttaattatttaacatTTTAGTATTTGGGTAAATAAGGATAATAATaagcataaataaatatcataaatacaCTTACATCTACCACACGTCatacacaaattaatattattatattctaaAAACATAGTCCTCTTTTCTGCATTCAAGTAAAAAGTTATTAATCGTGAAACAATTGTAACCTTTTTATGTAAACCATTACATAAGAACTCATTTGACGATGCAAGAATTTTGTCACACGAAAACAGAAAACAACAAGCGAAGTATGTCATGTCGACTGACAGGCgtgaaattcaaaattaaaacacaataatttaaaaatgtgaaTTTAAAGCGACGAAAATGATCCAAAAAAATCCGTAATGATCACGAAAACTCGAAAACCGAGACCAACCAGAAAGTATATGGGTCTTGGATTGCTTGCAGTATGTGCGATGATTCTTCTGATATTTTGATGACCTACAATCCTGAGTGCCTCGAGACTTATTCAGACAGCAGTGATTTTGATGATGAAACATTGAAAAGCGGCACAAACCATAGCGTGTTACGTAGGAAGGTGTATAGGCATACTGCAATGGCGAACTACGAGAAAGAAGTGAGTAGCAAGAGATACAAAAACAAATACAACACAGAGCCTAGAACCATCCACGCCCGACAGTGTACCTGCAAAGAATGCGTTGAACCAGTAGAAGAGAAACAGAACTATCTAAAAAGGAAAAAAGTCAAGTACTTCAATGAAGGCGACAACAATATAAACGTCCATAACACCCACTCCAGAATATCTCTAGTTCGCAGTAAAATCCTTCCATGTTTGTCAAATATTTTCAGTCGGTCTCACGCTTCAAATGTCAAGGATAAACACGTTATAATGAATTCCACTAAAGATAACTGCTGCCAAGTATACTGCGTTAACTGCAACCATAAACGACTAAAAAGGCCCAGCAAAAGAGTTCACAATTTTGCGATGCAGTCTGTTTACTCGACTGACAATGATTTGGACAATGCACCAGACTCGGGAATTAATGTGGACAGTCCAAACAAGAGTGCAACTGCGAAAGACTCCAACCTTAGCTGCAGCTTCACCTCATCTTCTATTAGTGAAAACATACAGACAGCCAAAAAGAAATTCAAAAAGATGATTGAAAGAGAAATCAGGAAATCATACCTCAAGAAACTCGTAAGGCAAACACAAGAGCAACAGTTACCTGCTAAGCCAAACTATCAGGTGTTCTCCACTCCTAGAACAAGTAAATTGAGTAAACAAGACCTAAGAGATATGAGCAGTTTTGGCTGCAACGTGATGCCCTCAAACTCATCTGTTTTCTGGGAATATCTCGTTGACAGAATCAACAAAAAATATCAGAACAACAACAGAAGTGGATTACTAAAGTCGTGTCATTGCACAAATACGCAGCAATGTCCCAATGCCATGGATTCTCTACTACGTGATGCAACCGGGCctaaattagattttaaaagtcCAGTAAGCACTGGAGATCAAGGCACACAGGATGTTATCTGTTCGTGCAAAACATCTCCAGCGAGCGGAAGCCCAAATCCAAGCCAGCCCAAAATGAGCAATACAGCACAAAAAGATCAAACTACACCCATTGTTAAAATCCAATGCAAATGTCACACACCGATACCGCTGTCTCCTATGCAAAAAGACTCCCCAACACCTCAGACTCCGCTGCAAGGTCAGGGAAGCGATGACATGAATAGACCATGTCAAGAGCCACACGATCAGATCAAAGCATCGCTAGAAAAGAAGTACAACGGCGAAATACTCTGCATTCACAATCCTCCCTGTATCCTCATCAATGGTTGCCTCAATCTGCCTCCAGTGAAAGGCCAGTTCTCTCCTTCAGCATGGCCTGTGACTCAAAGATCGAGTTTTCACTGTGGTTTTCATAAAGAAGAAATCAACAAGCAGCACCAGGAACAAGCGTGCCAGTACCAGCATCCTGATTTCACATTACAGCAACGTTTAGAGGCAGAGTACAAAACGGAGAAGATGACGCAAAGTATTTGCAACCACGATCCTCCCTGCGAAGTGGTGCGATGCTGTTACAAGCCAGAGTTTGACCCAAAATTAGAGAACTCATGTGTGCATGTGCCAATGTGTCAGAGACTGCCAGAATGCGTCATAAATGAGAGCGTGAACTTGATGAAATGTGATCATCAGCCGCAGTGTACTGAACTGCCTGTTTGCAAGAGAAAACCTAAGAAGTATATTGTTCTGGCAGCGCGAGACACGATTGGTACTCAAGTCAAGCCGAATGTAAAGATGGAGTGTAAGCATGATCCGCCTTGTATATTCATACCTAAATGCTTGGGGAAGCTGATGTGTGAAGGCTATGTTCCCTGTGAAGCTATACCTGACTGTATCCACCAGCCGACGTGTGAGTCGATACCAGCCTGTTGCAGAAAGTCCGCCAAAATGGTGAATGTTACCTGCCAATACCCCGCTTCTCCTTGTCGCATAGTCTAAATTGCTACTGTAGGCAAGATGCTAATTGTGTAATTATGTTGTCTACGTGTCCTGACGTCTCATTTGCACATGACCTATCATGTGAGttttaatgaatatttttaGCATTGAGCATCTTGTCTATTGGTACAGTTAGTTGAATAGATATTGGTTAGATTTAGTGTAGAGTCTGTGCTATCTGTTCAGACGAACATTGGAACAGGGAATTAGGATACCTAGGAACTTAGTTCTATCCTATAGTATAATTGTTCATGTGTAGCTAGCCGGTGCCTTTACAAGAGACCACACTGCCACGCACTTAAAGACATTATTTTCACACTCTACATTAACATTAGTCGGCAGCTGCACACTAtctattattttgattaataatTTCTATTGGCGAACTCTAACTCAATGGTGCAGTGTATCTAATATCTCTCTATCTCtgtcttttttaatttattatagttgacataaatacataatatcggTTCCATAGAAAATAACATTTAGCAATAAATTCATCTCAAGCTTTTATGTAAAAGTCGTTACGTATTTTGGTGTTAGATAGTAAATCCATTTAGATTGCATGCATTTAATTCGTTGCAGATTAGCACgagttattttttatatttaattcatAATGTGCTAATAATCAATATTGTCTGCTTGTTACAGAACAGTTTCTTCAAACGGGGGTACCTGAAACGGAGGCAGAAGTCGTTCGAGTGAGCCCATGACGTCAACTGTATTTTGGACATATTTTTCAGTGAATAAAGTCTCGTCAGTCGATACTTtcgagttttatttttattatttttagaaattCTGAAATATTTGAGCATAGAAATCGATCTTCAGTTAAACGCGACCTCTTACATATTTCACCATGATATTGCATCTACTTAGTAGAGGGCTCAGAATCTACACTaatctaaaaataagtacttacctcaGAATTGAGTTATCGTAGGCACaatgtaagtacctaggtaAATGTTACTGGCACTCAATGTAGATCGTGTTTAGTACACgcagagttgcaccatcttacgttaaccgtaactataaccaccCGATAAcgggtgctttttgtatggactttgacagatttttgacgtttgttaaagataaagtaaagtaagatggtgagaGATGGGAGAAGGTACTTCAATGGTAGTGCCTGGATGAAAAAGTGGGAGATGGTGCTATGCTATGCGATTCTCCTTGGGGAAGGCTTACGTCTAGTAATTACAATTCACTGACTAAAAAGACTTATTCAAGGATACATACCAGTATGTAACCACAGGTTACGTCATTGGTGAAATTGTACCGAaatacatttcaattgtttaCCCCAACTTTTTCTTTGTATGTGCCCCGCGTAGTGTGTAGTGTGCGTGAGAGAATGCGCGTGCGATCATATTTGCATTCAATTGGTAAGTATTAACCATTCTGGCCAGAGTTTGGTAATATCAGCTTTGTTTGGTAATCTGACTTCAGTGATTCACTGGTAACACTGTGGTAACAAATAGCCACTAGTTCAGTGATTTTAGAATTTCAGAGGACCTAAGAGTGGCTAAGTAACAAGACAAGTAACAATGCTATGGTGATTAGATAGCAATAAACAGTTAAGAATTTTAATAACTCATACATTTATGCGATTGACGGGTGCTGAAGGTGAAGTTTATTTTGGTCGCTTTCGTCCAAAATAAATTTTTTAGAATGTATTGAAGTAACTCTGTCTAAGTTCATTTACAAGTATGAAGTAGGTAACTGGTGAATTTGGTATAGATGTAATGGAACTTAGAAGAATGATACAAGATAATAATACCTAAattctattttaatttatttaaagtataCGCTTTGGTATCTACCCAAACTCTGGTcggattttaaaataaaatatcagtaTCAATTAGCATAAAAAGTGTATAATAGACAAACTTCGATCAAAAACAACCAACTGAACGTTACCCAAAACCCGATACCAACAAATACCGCTACGGAACCTTCCAGACATTCCACCTCGGTCCGGTAACTATTATTATAATCTACCAAAATTTATCGGCCTGCCCCTCGAGGTACTAAACATTCGAAACTTATAGCCAGCCGAAGATATTTCCTAATCTACACGAACCAACGTGGAATTTTATCATTTCGACCGTCTAAAGAACAAAACCTGTTTTAGAGTACCTGTATtataaaaaattctttcaccaccCGTTGGATTTTCAACCGTATTCGTCTCCGTATGGAgtacaattttgtgatttttttgctATAGGGATAAGATGTTATGTGTGCTGGGCAAGCGTGATCAAAAACTAATGAGTGTAGATCATTGACCCCGACCAGTTTTGGTTCCAAGTATATTAGTTTGGGAATCCGTCGAGGGACTTGAAATCTACAATTAGTTGTATCTTACCTAGTTAGAGTGCCCATAGAGCAAGGTCTTCGCCTGGTAACTAACGAACTGTACACCCTTGAAAAACAGGCTAACCATAGGGACTGAGTTTccttcgttgcgggtccaatgacagcttaactttcccccgggacaaacttgactttcactggttggatttttattggcggtcaagctgtagatcctggctacacaggagttgcagcggtgggaacgagaggtgggaatcgTCCCGtgatagtgactgagtttcttgcgctgcttcttctcagcactggcccatttattgtcacgaagcagtggtagggttaatactgggacgtgtaaaagtgctttttaaatgccaacttgcaaaaaaataaaatgatttttatgaggTATCGCTATGGAGACAGGCTTAACTAATAATGCAGCTAACACTAACAAAATGTTTAGCAAAGACAATTGGGACCTTAAAATTTGTCAAAATTTGTGGTAACTATTTCTTGTGATTCAGTATTGTAAATTGTGTGTAGAGATAGGTTTGAATTATCTTTTAGTAAGCCTTTTCAAGGCCGTTTCGTACAAGCCCTAAATTAATACCTATAGCTTTTCATGTCACCACTAGGGAACAAAACAGAAAAAAGTGAAGGAAACTCATTCAGAATCTTCATAATTTCATTAATTACCATTTATAGAAACAtgcataatacatactcgtaagtACTTAATAAGAAGGAATTATTGCCTCAAACTATTTAATAACTGATAGCTTGTAAATAACTATTTACAATaactaaataacaataaatactcAATTACACATTAAATGCTGAAAAGAAAATTTCTTCGACATAATAGACTAACCTATAATTTTCTCCATAACAATTTCTCATGCCCATAAATTATACAGCTAAGACAATGAAAAACGTGTAAAAATATTAGTTCAATAAAATAAGATAGGGGCAATATAATTTGATTACCTATTGGAAAGATAATTTATAATGCTATAAACTTTATACATTCTCTTGTATGGAAATGTGAAGAGAGATACAATCTTATTGATTTTAGATTAGAAAAACTGTTGATTTTATTGCAGTGAgatcatgaaaaatataaatgtgaatttgattttgatatGTCTCAAAACTATGGATTCAATCTTGAGACTAGTTTAAAATAGTGGAAAAGGTATGATTCTAAGTCCCATGAAACTTAAAAACTTTACtctcaattaattttattaccagTGGTGCTCTTAAATTGCCTCGCTTTTCTTGCGCTTAAAGTCTATCtaagctttattaatctaagactaTCGTTGTATTGAGTCCAGAAAATTCCTCAgatatagggttgccaggcccaaaaacacaaaagccaaTTAGTGTCATATATcatcacgagtgagtactatcatcatcggtctaacatcctgatgcgtgctcTTGacagtactatcatcatcggtctAACATCCtgaacatcctgatgcgtgagCTTGACATTATTCTGTAGCTCGACTTTctcctggcgcggcagccacataaaagtctaacaaaagccggacaggccggacaagccaatatttggccggacaagaccgtaaaaagccaaacatgtccggctaaagccggacacctggcaaccatACTCAGATAGAAATACCTACGTCAAATGGATAAAAACCATAGAAAACAATCATCTCAGTAATAAAATCTATTGCAATCGCTCGCACTCTTTCGTCATAATACCGAGATGGGCTGCTTAGCAAAAACTAGAACAATGGCTCAGAAAAACCGCTAGACTTTTCCTAAATAGATGATAACAATTAGTTATTGACAAGAAAGTGATTAACGGCGATTGTTAGAGAGTTTATTAATTATGGTATTGGTAAAAGGTTTCATTACATTTTTTGCTGTGTAGAACTAGTCTCTGCTCGTGACTTCACCCGCGTTTTCTTAGGCCGAgtgttttgtatgaagtttgatagattttcgacgtttgttatagttgaaATATAATGGTGTAACCCAGGGTTAATTTTCTACCTTTTcaggctaccttttctttttttattattttctataaaaatattttgacgttcataagtgccacttgtggtctaaactgaataaatatttttgattttgatttttgatttaatgcgaaaagtcATGACGTTGCGTCAAAATATACAGTCGTATagattttttatgcaaaaaaaggTAAAAATGGCAGGTATTTAATCGCAATGGccccctaattttaagtgagatGAAGTTTAGTTTCTAGTTTTAACTGTTTAAAGACTTTGTGCGATAATATCAGAGCAATGAAATTCACATATTTTCTTTCGTAAAGAGATCACAACCTGGAAATTCTATTTTCTTCGAACTTTCGATGCGGCTAGATGAACTTTCATATGGAGGGAAATTGCCAATGACCGAggtcctcataaaggtagcaggaaggcgctggatacaggccacTACCAATCGACTTATAACTATAATCGGTTATGatagaaatcattaggggaggcctatgttcagcagtgaacgtcgtAAGGTTGAAATTATGTAGTGACTGAGCTACTAGCGCTGCTTTTTCTCAACCATCATCAACAAGAGATACAGTAGTGGGCATGAGACGTGGGATAAACCCATTTCAGATTCGCTAATCTTTGATCTTCAGTTTTTcgcaatcttttttttttatggatcgataatattattatcttgaaGCCTTATCttgtatatttattttgattatataACTATATCTGCCCACAGCAGATCATCATACATAtctatataataaaattaacatttgaTTGTTACAATCGAGAAAATATCGCTAAATCAGTTTATGGTAATCCTCCATTATCTTGATCGAAGTATGACATCACCGTTTAAcagcctctgtggtctagtggtaagaccacctgcttcaaacgcagaagtcccgggttcgattcccagtgggggcagatatttctgttcggtttggttggtgatagggcttgttctaagtccgcctggctagctaccaccatcttacctaattCAGTCGCCataaacaatgttaacagcattgttgtgttccggcagttagaggaaagatagccagttcctccgtggttgaggattccgggtgaagctcgctttcaccttcgacctgatcttcacttaccatcaggtgagatacaggccaagagcttcctcattgtggataaaaaaaaccgtTTGTTGTTTCTAAGctgtgttcgttcgtttcagcccaatgacgtccactgctggacaaaggtctgaggatttccacaacgaacggTCCTGCGTTGCCTATATAttatccaggtacttcccgcgaccttcactagatcgtcggtccagctAGAGAGAGacaggcctgcccacactacgtcttcaggCCTATGGTCACCACTAGAGGACTTTTTTCGTATTAGTCCATTTGGTACAAAAGTTTTCCGGGAGTAATGAAAATTGGTAAATCTATAGATTTCAATGTGCTCTTtacgaatttcaactttgcgaCCTCGTATGGTTGCTGCTCGCGCCGCCAttttggaaaaatgctgcctagtagcagtttttcttaaatgttttctttcggattaattttatgacaaaacatgcttaaagaaactaaaaaaagagaaaatttCCTATTTTCGAtgtctacatattttataacctTTTTGTGAAATCAATTGTGTCACTAGGCTGGCGTGACATTCAGTTTTCGGCGGAAAGATTTAAACATGCAGAAAA
The DNA window shown above is from Ostrinia nubilalis chromosome 13, ilOstNubi1.1, whole genome shotgun sequence and carries:
- the LOC135077208 gene encoding uncharacterized protein LOC135077208; its protein translation is MCDDSSDILMTYNPECLETYSDSSDFDDETLKSGTNHSVLRRKVYRHTAMANYEKEVSSKRYKNKYNTEPRTIHARQCTCKECVEPVEEKQNYLKRKKVKYFNEGDNNINVHNTHSRISLVRSKILPCLSNIFSRSHASNVKDKHVIMNSTKDNCCQVYCVNCNHKRLKRPSKRVHNFAMQSVYSTDNDLDNAPDSGINVDSPNKSATAKDSNLSCSFTSSSISENIQTAKKKFKKMIEREIRKSYLKKLVRQTQEQQLPAKPNYQVFSTPRTSKLSKQDLRDMSSFGCNVMPSNSSVFWEYLVDRINKKYQNNNRSGLLKSCHCTNTQQCPNAMDSLLRDATGPKLDFKSPVSTGDQGTQDVICSCKTSPASGSPNPSQPKMSNTAQKDQTTPIVKIQCKCHTPIPLSPMQKDSPTPQTPLQGQGSDDMNRPCQEPHDQIKASLEKKYNGEILCIHNPPCILINGCLNLPPVKGQFSPSAWPVTQRSSFHCGFHKEEINKQHQEQACQYQHPDFTLQQRLEAEYKTEKMTQSICNHDPPCEVVRCCYKPEFDPKLENSCVHVPMCQRLPECVINESVNLMKCDHQPQCTELPVCKRKPKKYIVLAARDTIGTQVKPNVKMECKHDPPCIFIPKCLGKLMCEGYVPCEAIPDCIHQPTCESIPACCRKSAKMNSFFKRGYLKRRQKSFE